GTGGATTTTAGACGCCGCCGGGTTGTAAATGTGCTCCTTTGTATGTTTTCCTCATCATGTAACAAACATTTAGGGTTACTCCCGGTTTAGCGAGGAGCCGTCTTGCTTCCCAGGAATGAACTAGCGCATTCGCGTTCAACTGGAGACACGTTGTTGTGgaattttataataaatatgttggtgcacaaatgtcaaaagttcTTGCTGGTCTTTAGAAAGTACACAAAAGCTCATTTGATCGATCACTTTTGCGCGCTATAACGTAATCATTTCTGAAAATTTAACGTGTGAAAATGTAGTCAAATTTGCACCTAACTTGGTCAAAtatgtcaaagtaaaaaaaatgtgtattttcaggaaattattagATTATAGGGTGCTACCTAACACTTGAATTgtttagcaataaaaaaatgaacatacatttcccagaagtctttgcgGCAGAGCCATTCTAATCAAGTAGGCGGAGCTTACTTTCATTAACTCTGCTGTTTTGCTACTCTGTCAAATAACTCCAACACTGACCTTCGTTTAAATTTGACAGTATTAAAAATACACGTTTGGTGTTGAAATCAACTGAGAAATTTCACACCAAAATGTTACCACTCTAATATTTGCTGCTGTGAATGTATATAACAGTTgtagatttgtaaaaaaaaaaaaaaaaaagtggaattttggactgaaaatgaacatATTGCGTATTacatttggtttttttttttgggggggggggggcacatagaAAGATAATAAATTTCCAATAATGTGATAAGGTATTACATTATCAAtcaggatttttgtttttattaaacgcttggtgaattattacattattgggttttattacaattttgctAAAGttcagtacaatttttttttgctatattttcaggaaattaGTACATTATTTGGGTGCTGCAAGGGTTTTgctaggattaaaaaaaaaaactgaatatatatacatatatatatatatatatatatatatatatatatatataaaataatgataataaaggcACACCAGGGTTGAGATTAGACACCATCTGCTGCGCCGTCTTCTCCGATAAGATGCGTGGTTCCGTACGACGTGGTGCGACCGGGCGTCAGCCTGCTTCTGGCCGTGACGGTCGTGCAGCAGGTCAGCGTCAGGAAGAAAGCGCAGCAGCACGTCGAGAGCGCGGCGGCGGCCCACACCAGGGTGGTGACCACGAAGGCAAAGTTGTAGGTGGTCTTGTGGCAGTAGCGGGCTTCTCCCGGCGTGAAGCTGGCCGGATACGCGCCGTAGACCCAGGTGGAGCCTGCCATGGGTGGTCCAACCCATCAGATGAAGACAAGCGCTGCAAAACGAAAATCAATATCTTGCGCACCTGCAATGAACCAGCAGAAGGTGAAGAGGTGCAACAAGGTCATGCAGACGGACGTGAGCGTGCGCATCATGCCGTCCTCCCACACGCAGCGGCAGTAGGTCATGGAGAGAGCGAGCAGGCTGGACACGCCCAGAACCACGAGGTAGACGGGGATTCTGGACTGCACCGGGCATAGGCTCATGTGAGTGGCGCCTGCGACGACACCAGCGATCAGTGAAAGCTCACCCAGCGTTTCAGCGGCGACTAACCGTACCCAAACCGATGCCCGCGATCATCACCATCCACCACATGAAGTTGGCCACCACTGGAAGGAAACGCACGACGGTTAAAGATGTGCGGCGGTGAAATTGAGACAAAaccttgacagaaaaaaattctcTGACCCATGGATGAAATCTGAACGTCAGCGTGAGGCATGTGGTCCATCTGCGGCGACGGcgttaaaaaaacattgaaaaaaaaatccaacaacaacaacaaaaaaaaaagcatccgcTGATCTGCTTCGAGAGCGCTGCTAGCGCGGCATCGGTTAGCTTTGACACAACTCAGGATGTCAAGACAAGTTGTGCAAAGTCATTGCAACTGTGTcacaacaagaagaaaaaggaaatcGTTTGGAGAGCATCGAAATGTGTTTAGAGGGCGAGTTGCAGATATTGCAgtctaaaaaaagttgggtcaatttgagccaattttgggtcaaaaatgtgatcgttttctataaaacaacccaagaaGTTGGGTTAGATCgtctatttgggtcaatttgacccaatttgggggtcaaaaattgggtttgGGTTGTAATGtatgaaacaacccagaaagttgggtcaaactgaaCCATAAAGTGATccgtccatttttgatccataattaggttacctttgacccaactttttttagagtgtgggcatcataataataataataataataaatattctaatgttttatgtctttttttaattcagcagtTTCAATTCATTTTCAGAGTAGATTTGTcgatttttattagtttttttttattttttagaaaatgcttcattttagttttgttttgttcgttTAAGTATTAGTTTGTTGagtgcaagattaaaaaaaaaaaaaaacagtcactaATTTTTGAGTAATAAACTACAATTTTTTGAACTTGCAAGCAGTTTGTTTtagaagcattttcatttttatttcatttcattttccgCTACAAATGATTGTTTTCAATTGTAGTTGTTttcgttaactataataaccttgccgTACAATCAAGTTACTTTAGCGACCATCATTTTAATAAGACAACGGTTCACCCAGCAAGTGTTTCTTGACAATCAACAATCCACGGATGTCCATTAGCGTCCTTTAGTCCTGCTTCAGGTTGTCACTTGGTGGCGCTGTTGCATTGACTTGACTTGTCTCCGGCACAACCTCCTCATCCAGATCCTCATCCAGATGTTGCGCAATGTCTTTCTCAGCCTTTAAGGGGCGCTGATGACTGGCCGACCGGTCCTCGTAGGGCACTAAAGACATGGGGACGCGGACCGTGTCTATTCCGTTCACCTGTGagaacacacacatacgtgTCATTGTTTGATTTGCGCAAAAACATTGAAGTCACAGTAAGCTTACCGTCACTTCGCACCAGTAGTCGCCCAACTCTGTGATGGGCTCGAAAGGAAGTTTCAAGGCATGAGGAGGCACCACCATGACAAACTAAGAATAAAGTTAACATTTAAGTCAAAGTgatagtcttttattttttataaacagaAACGTATAACATACCCGACTTAAAAATTGCCTTCTCACGACCTCACTAGTCAGCTTAAAGTCTTCCGATGGCATTTTGTTGATTCTGAGCTTGCAGCGCTTCAGGTAGTCGACTGTCTGGAAAATGCAggcatcgtcatcatcatcatcatcatcatcattaaaaatACAGAGAGCTGCGATCTTAAGTGCACATCAATAATTAAGAGGTATGGAACCATCATTaaccttaaaaacaaacagcttATAGATGATTTTCATTGCTGCCATGCCAGTGACAAAGTTCTATTCTGTTCTCTTGGTTGACTCACCAGTTGCCCAGTTCGGGTTTGGACTCTTTCTTCAATCGCGCCCTCTCGCAAACGCTGAACataataaaaagagagaagagTGTTCGTTTAATGACCACATTAGAACATCACAATATTGCCAAGTCACCAAAACACGCACCCTTAACTCCTCAGCAAAGATCTGCTTGTTCTCTGGCGACGGATACACAGCAAGCCCCTGGGCCAGCAGCTTGTTTCGCCCGATCGACTTTTTGACAATCACCGTTTCTCCGCGGCCACCCAGCtctgtcaaaaaacaaacaaaacaaaaaaagtcataaagaTTTATTTATGATAATTTGTTTTGAATTCATTGGTTGAGACTCACTGGGGACAGTCTGTGTGAGGATGAGCTCCATCT
The sequence above is drawn from the Vanacampus margaritifer isolate UIUO_Vmar chromosome 17, RoL_Vmar_1.0, whole genome shotgun sequence genome and encodes:
- the LOC144037233 gene encoding uncharacterized protein LOC144037233, with amino-acid sequence MLFFLLLLLDFFFNVFLTPSPQMDHMPHADVQISSMVVANFMWWMVMIAGIGLGATHMSLCPVQSRIPVYLVVLGVSSLLALSMTYCRCVWEDGMMRTLTSVCMTLLHLFTFCWFIAGSTWVYGAYPASFTPGEARYCHKTTYNFAFVVTTLVWAAAALSTCCCAFFLTLTCCTTVTARSRLTPGRTTSYGTTHLIGEDGAADGV
- the mrpl9 gene encoding large ribosomal subunit protein bL9m; translated protein: MLSSGRRALQDMLGQMTIRSFSVTPVQSTVLVERWWQVPLSKVGSPPRLYPRRHRIYKLVEDTKHAPKQKMELILTQTVPKLGGRGETVIVKKSIGRNKLLAQGLAVYPSPENKQIFAEELRRLREGAIEERVQTRTGQLTVDYLKRCKLRINKMPSEDFKLTSEVVRRQFLSRFVMVVPPHALKLPFEPITELGDYWCEVTVNGIDTVRVPMSLVPYEDRSASHQRPLKAEKDIAQHLDEDLDEEVVPETSQVNATAPPSDNLKQD